The genomic window GTGCGGACACAGCCATCCGCAGTAGAGGCGGCCGTAGTGCCAGGCGACCGTCATGAAGGCGGCCGCCAGGGCCACCGGTGGGAGAATGCCGCGCAGCACGATGGACAGTGCGGTCGCGGCCGTGGTGGCCTCTCCGCGCACGAAGGCATCGATGCCGAGCGACCAGCGGAAGCCGAGCACCCACAGCTGCGTCTCGTTGAGGTCGAAGCGCAGCAGGTCGAGTGCGGGAGCGAGAATGAAGAGCAGAAAGAACCCGGCCTGCAGCGTGCGCCGCCGGCGCTGCAGCTTCGCCCAGCGGGTGGATTCGACGGCAGCGACAGCGGGCAGCGCCGCCGTGGCTTCAGGGGGCATCGCCGATCACCGCGCGCACGACTTCGGAGAGCGCATCGGCGGTCTCGATGTCATCGGTCAGCGCGTCGACGATGGCTGCGCGGCAGGCTGCGGGCAGCGGCAGCCCGGAGGCCGCAAGGCGCGCCGCCATCACCAGCAGGCGCGTGCTGGCGGTTTCCTCGAGATCGTGGTCGGTGAGCCGGCGCAGCGCCTGAGCGAGTTCCACCAGTCGCGCCGCGACCTCGGGCGTGCAGCGCCCCTCCGTTTCGACGATGGAAAGCTCCACTGCCGGCACCGGGTAGTCCAGCTTGAGCGCGACGAAGCGCTGCCGTGTGCTCGGCTTCAACCCCTTCAGCACGTTCTGGTAGCCGGGGTTGTAGGAGATCACCAGCATGAAGCCGGGGGCCGCCTTGAGGATCTCTCCGGTGCGCTCCAGCGGCAACACGCGGCGATCGTCCGCCAGCGGATGCAGCACGACGGTGGTGTCCTTGCGCGCTTCGACGATCTCGTCGAGATAGCAGACGGCGCCTTCGCGCACGGCGCGGGTCAGCGGTCCGTCACACCAGACCGTGTCGCCGCCACCGATGAGATGGCGACCCACCAGATCGGCGGCGGTGAGATCGTCGTGACAGCTCACGGTCACCAGCGGGCGGCCGAGACGCGCCGCCATGTGTTCGACGAAGCGCGTCTTGCCGCAGCCGGTCGGCCCTTTGATGAGCAGCGGCAGCCGGTTGGCATGGGCGTGCTCGAAGAGCCCGCACTCGTCCCCCTGCGGGGCGTAGAAGGGCAGCGCAGCGAGCGGGGGACGGATCGCCGCCGGCCTCATCGCGTGCGGTTCATGCACCCTGCAGTTGGCCGCGGACGCCTACCGGGATTTCCTCCTCGTCCGCGGCCGGGCCGACGAAGAAGCTCGTGAGATAGACGAGCAGTCCGAGCAGGAACAGGACACCGCCCCCGACGCGCGACCAGTAGAAGAATCGCAGCTGATCCTGAACCGCCATGAACGGCATCGCGCCCTGCGTGGGAATGCGCTGCAGCCATACCTGAAGAATGCCGGCGGCGGTGAGCGACAGCACCATCACCGCCATGCCGATCGTCATGATCCAGAAGCTCCACATTTCCCACGCCTGGGCGCGGCGCGGGTTGGCCTCGCGACCGCGCAGGATGGGCATCGCATAGCTGATCATCGCAATCACCACCAGCACGTAGGCGCCGTAGAACGCCAGGTGGCCGTGCGCCGCAGTGATCTGGCTGCCGTGTGTGTAGTAGTTGACGGGGCTCAACGTGTGGATGAAACCCCACAGCCCGGCGCCGAGAAAGGCCATCACCGCTGTG from Betaproteobacteria bacterium includes these protein-coding regions:
- a CDS encoding 4Fe-4S binding protein produces the protein MPPEATAALPAVAAVESTRWAKLQRRRRTLQAGFFLLFILAPALDLLRFDLNETQLWVLGFRWSLGIDAFVRGEATTAATALSIVLRGILPPVALAAAFMTVAWHYGRLYCGWLCPH
- a CDS encoding AAA family ATPase, which produces MRPAAIRPPLAALPFYAPQGDECGLFEHAHANRLPLLIKGPTGCGKTRFVEHMAARLGRPLVTVSCHDDLTAADLVGRHLIGGGDTVWCDGPLTRAVREGAVCYLDEIVEARKDTTVVLHPLADDRRVLPLERTGEILKAAPGFMLVISYNPGYQNVLKGLKPSTRQRFVALKLDYPVPAVELSIVETEGRCTPEVAARLVELAQALRRLTDHDLEETASTRLLVMAARLAASGLPLPAACRAAIVDALTDDIETADALSEVVRAVIGDAP